The genomic segment GGTAGAAATGCTACTGCGACGTTTTTGATATTCCTGGTAAACCTTTTTGGAGGGTGGACAGTAGCGCTGTGGATTTTTGTTTTTATTTGGGCATTTTTGTCCAAAAAGAAATAATAATTAAAAAATTCAACGATTGAAACTGATTAGAAAAGTAAGAAGAGCAATTAAAGGAATTACAACAGTTATACTTGTACTTACTGTGCTTATTCTACTTATTGAAAATGATAATATTATCTCATTCGCAAATGATAAGGAATATCATATTGCAACAGCAGATTTAAATGTAAGGACCGGTGCAGGTACTGAGCACAACGTTATTTTTACTTTACAGGAAGGAATTGAAGTTGAAGTTTTATCAAAAAATAATAACTGGTATAAAGTCAGGTACCAGGGAAAGACGGGCTATGTCTATTTTGAATATTTAGAGTTTAGCAGAACTGAATTAAATGAAAATCTCCAGTCTTTTCGAAAAACACTACCATTAATATTCAAAGTATTTATCGCCGGCACAATTCTCATTGTTAGTTTATTAATAATCAGGAAGGTAAGAGATACAAGGTTGCTGAAAACCGTTACCAATACAAAAAGGGGTACACGGTCAGAAAGAGATTTAGCATTAAAACTGTTGAAATACAAGATACCGGCACAAATGATTTTTC from the Chitinophagaceae bacterium genome contains:
- a CDS encoding superinfection immunity protein codes for the protein MTGSVLDLILLILIIIVALFIYFLPTIIASGRNATATFLIFLVNLFGGWTVALWIFVFIWAFLSKKK